The following are encoded together in the Tatumella ptyseos genome:
- the otnI gene encoding 2-oxo-tetronate isomerase: MPKFAANLTTMFTELPFMERFAAAAQAGFEGVEFLFPYDYAAAEIKQQLTENRLQLVLFNTQPGNVTKGEWGVSALPDQIPLARQHIQLALDYACALDCEQVHVMASVITPDMSRERCETTFIENMRYAADLFAKKGKYLLIEALNPQTKPDYLYSSQYQTLAMIKRIDRPNVFTQLDLFHAQKVDGNLSQLITHYAGQYRHIQIASLPDRHEPDEGEINYDWIFKLLDSIDYRGWIGCEYLPKKDTLSGLQWFAKYKK; encoded by the coding sequence ATGCCTAAATTTGCTGCTAACCTAACGACGATGTTCACCGAACTTCCCTTTATGGAACGATTTGCCGCTGCGGCGCAAGCCGGTTTTGAGGGCGTAGAATTTTTATTCCCTTACGACTATGCCGCAGCAGAAATTAAACAACAGCTAACTGAAAACCGTTTGCAACTCGTCTTATTCAATACCCAACCAGGTAATGTCACCAAAGGAGAGTGGGGAGTGAGTGCCCTGCCTGATCAAATCCCCTTAGCACGTCAGCACATTCAGCTGGCGCTTGATTATGCCTGTGCGCTTGATTGTGAACAGGTACATGTGATGGCGAGCGTAATTACCCCTGACATGTCGCGCGAACGTTGCGAAACAACCTTTATTGAAAACATGCGTTATGCCGCCGACCTCTTTGCGAAAAAAGGGAAATACCTCCTAATTGAAGCGTTGAACCCACAGACCAAACCAGATTATTTATATTCCAGCCAATATCAAACACTCGCGATGATCAAACGGATCGATCGCCCAAACGTCTTTACGCAACTCGATCTCTTTCATGCGCAAAAAGTGGATGGCAATTTAAGTCAGCTAATTACTCATTACGCCGGACAATATCGGCATATCCAAATTGCCTCATTACCGGACCGTCATGAACCCGATGAAGGTGAAATCAATTATGACTGGATATTTAAACTTTTAGATAGCATCGATTATCGAGGGTGGATTGGATGTGAGTACTTACCCAAAAAAGATACGTTATCTGGACTGCAGTGGTTTGCTAAATATAAAAAATAA
- the otnC gene encoding 3-oxo-tetronate 4-phosphate decarboxylase, with product MTEQELRHEMVQIGASLFSRGYATGSAGNLSLLLPDGNLLATPTGSCLGELQEDTLSVVTPQGEWLSGNKPSKEVTFHRAVYQNNPQCKAIVHLHCHYLTALSCLQGLDTKNCIRPFTPYVVMRIGDVPVVPYYRPGDQRIADDLAKLAPHYNAFLLANHGPVVTGSSLREATYNTEELEESARLIFTLNNREIRYLTSDEIHELR from the coding sequence ATGACTGAACAAGAATTACGCCATGAAATGGTACAAATCGGCGCCTCACTCTTTTCTCGCGGTTATGCCACCGGTTCTGCTGGGAATCTTTCTTTATTACTTCCCGATGGCAACCTGTTAGCCACACCGACCGGTTCCTGCTTAGGTGAATTACAGGAAGATACCCTCTCCGTTGTCACCCCGCAGGGAGAATGGCTTTCAGGAAATAAACCCTCCAAAGAGGTGACCTTCCATCGGGCGGTTTACCAAAATAACCCTCAATGTAAAGCGATTGTGCATCTTCATTGTCACTACTTAACGGCCCTTTCATGTTTACAAGGACTGGATACGAAAAATTGTATCCGTCCTTTCACGCCCTATGTGGTGATGCGTATTGGTGATGTTCCTGTCGTCCCCTATTACCGGCCAGGTGATCAACGTATAGCTGACGATCTCGCCAAACTGGCCCCTCACTACAATGCATTCCTGCTAGCAAACCATGGCCCGGTAGTGACCGGTTCCTCACTTCGTGAGGCGACCTACAATACCGAAGAGTTAGAGGAAAGCGCGCGATTAATATTCACGTTAAATAACCGTGAGATTCGTTATTTAACCTCAGATGAAATTCACGAACTGAGATAA
- the otnK gene encoding 3-oxo-tetronate kinase, whose product MQLGVIADDFTGATDIASFLVKNGMSAIQLNGVPQKALTIDSDAVVISLKTRSCDPQLAIEQSLAALHWLQKQGCQQFYFKYCSTFDSTAKGNIGPVLDALLAKLSEETTVISPALPVNGRTVYQGYLFVGHQLLSESGMRHHPVTPMTEANLQHLIAAQAQGKPGLIDYSIVEQGTEAVRQQLDVLTKTGINYVVLDALNEQHLLTQGEAVQGLKLVSGGSGLAIGIAQAWAKKQGEIKENSSAGVPVSGPAIVLSGSCSEMTNTQVKAYRQQAPAKSLDLAKCFADLDQYVTQISTWVREYANAPLAPLVYATTEPETLKQSQATYGSKASSEIVERFFSCLAADLLEQGFKRFIVAGGETSSSVAQTLGVTAFHIGPVISPGVPWVRDTEQALSLALKSGNFGDENFFARAQQEFPV is encoded by the coding sequence ATGCAACTCGGTGTCATTGCAGATGACTTTACTGGCGCAACCGATATTGCCAGTTTTCTCGTTAAGAACGGTATGTCAGCGATTCAACTCAATGGTGTCCCACAGAAGGCACTCACCATAGATAGTGATGCGGTAGTTATCAGTTTAAAGACGCGTTCTTGTGATCCTCAACTGGCGATAGAACAGTCGTTAGCTGCGCTTCACTGGCTACAAAAACAAGGCTGCCAACAGTTTTATTTCAAATACTGCTCAACCTTTGATAGCACTGCTAAAGGAAATATTGGTCCGGTACTCGATGCACTATTAGCTAAATTAAGTGAAGAAACTACGGTCATTTCACCCGCCCTCCCCGTTAACGGCAGAACCGTTTATCAAGGATATTTATTTGTTGGACATCAATTACTAAGTGAATCGGGAATGCGTCACCATCCGGTCACGCCGATGACAGAGGCAAATTTACAACATTTGATCGCCGCACAGGCTCAGGGTAAACCTGGCTTAATCGACTATTCAATCGTCGAGCAAGGCACAGAAGCCGTACGCCAACAGCTAGATGTACTAACGAAAACTGGCATTAACTATGTCGTACTCGATGCTCTCAATGAACAGCACCTATTAACTCAAGGCGAAGCGGTGCAGGGGCTTAAACTCGTTTCTGGTGGTTCGGGATTAGCCATCGGTATTGCACAAGCTTGGGCTAAGAAACAGGGCGAAATTAAAGAGAATTCTAGTGCTGGTGTACCTGTATCTGGCCCTGCAATCGTATTGTCCGGCTCCTGCTCCGAAATGACCAACACTCAGGTGAAAGCCTACCGACAACAAGCCCCAGCAAAAAGCCTCGATTTAGCCAAGTGTTTTGCGGATCTCGATCAATATGTTACGCAAATTTCTACTTGGGTTCGTGAGTACGCTAACGCTCCACTCGCCCCCTTGGTTTATGCCACAACCGAACCTGAAACGCTTAAACAGTCACAAGCAACCTATGGCAGTAAAGCCAGTAGCGAGATCGTCGAGCGTTTCTTTTCTTGTCTCGCTGCTGACCTACTCGAGCAAGGTTTCAAGCGCTTTATTGTCGCAGGGGGAGAAACCTCGAGTAGTGTCGCACAAACTCTTGGCGTCACCGCCTTCCATATTGGGCCAGTCATCTCGCCTGGTGTGCCTTGGGTTCGCGATACCGAACAAGCACTCTCCCTTGCCTTAAAATCAGGCAATTTTGGGGATGAAAATTTCTTTGCCCGCGCACAGCAGGAGTTTCCAGTATGA
- the ltnD gene encoding L-threonate dehydrogenase, which produces MPVQNTNVCVIGLGSMGMGAALSCIKSGLNTWGVDINSTSCQNLINAGAKDAGNSAVPFAAELDIVLLLVVNAEQVNTILFGAEGLAPRLSRGTIVMVSSTLSAADACEIEKNLHAYGLLMLDAPVSGGAVKAACGEMTIMASGSAEAFTGSKPVLEAIASKVYCIGEAIGLGSTVKIIHQLLAGVHIAVGAEAMALAARAGIPLDTMYDVVTNAAGNSWMFENRMQHVLEGDYTPKSAVDIFVKDLGLVNDTARSLKFPLPLATTALNMFTSASNAGYGREDDSAVIKIFSGITLPEKKVEG; this is translated from the coding sequence ATGCCAGTACAGAATACAAATGTCTGCGTTATTGGGCTAGGTTCAATGGGAATGGGCGCTGCGCTGTCATGTATCAAATCAGGTCTCAATACCTGGGGTGTTGATATCAATTCAACGTCCTGCCAAAACTTAATCAATGCGGGTGCGAAAGATGCGGGCAATAGCGCTGTCCCCTTCGCCGCAGAACTCGATATTGTCCTATTACTGGTCGTCAACGCTGAGCAAGTTAACACTATTTTATTCGGCGCTGAGGGGTTAGCACCTCGCTTATCCCGTGGAACCATTGTTATGGTCTCCTCAACCTTGTCCGCTGCAGATGCTTGCGAGATCGAAAAAAATCTACACGCTTACGGCTTACTGATGCTGGATGCCCCTGTATCAGGGGGAGCAGTGAAGGCTGCTTGCGGCGAGATGACTATAATGGCCTCTGGCAGTGCAGAAGCATTTACCGGCTCAAAACCCGTTTTGGAGGCAATTGCCAGTAAAGTCTACTGCATTGGGGAAGCAATAGGCCTCGGTTCAACCGTAAAAATCATTCATCAATTATTAGCGGGCGTACATATTGCGGTAGGCGCAGAAGCGATGGCTTTAGCAGCCCGAGCCGGGATCCCACTCGATACTATGTATGATGTCGTTACCAATGCTGCCGGTAACTCTTGGATGTTTGAGAACCGCATGCAGCACGTGCTCGAAGGTGACTATACCCCTAAATCGGCAGTCGATATTTTTGTCAAAGACTTAGGCTTGGTCAATGACACCGCACGTTCACTCAAATTTCCGCTTCCACTGGCGACCACCGCTTTGAATATGTTCACTTCCGCCAGCAATGCAGGCTACGGCCGCGAAGACGATAGTGCGGTTATTAAGATTTTCAGTGGTATCACACTGCCAGAGAAAAAGGTTGAGGGGTAA
- a CDS encoding DeoR/GlpR family DNA-binding transcription regulator has translation MIPIKRHQHILALLEQQGTASISELTEILGVSHMTIRRDVGKLEQEGLLVAVSGGVRSVNRLAIEPSHLVKSTLYSDEKRAIGRLAAENIPERSCIYLDAGTTTLALANEILLRDDLQIVTNDFEITQLLINSSQCRVIHTGGTLCRENRSSTGESAARTLLHLAIDIAFISTSSWDLRGIFTPDESKIPVKQAASQVSAKKILLSDSSKFNQMATFMALPLSTFDKVISDSHLPKSACDYMTQQGITEVVIG, from the coding sequence GTGATACCTATCAAACGACATCAGCATATTTTGGCATTACTTGAACAACAGGGCACCGCCAGTATTTCTGAGCTAACCGAGATTCTTGGTGTTTCGCATATGACCATTAGGCGTGATGTCGGGAAACTTGAACAAGAGGGGTTATTGGTCGCGGTGTCTGGAGGGGTTCGATCAGTCAATAGACTCGCGATTGAGCCGAGTCACTTAGTGAAAAGTACTTTATACAGTGATGAGAAAAGAGCTATTGGACGCTTAGCGGCAGAAAATATCCCGGAGAGAAGCTGTATATATCTTGATGCGGGAACGACGACTTTGGCGCTGGCGAATGAAATTTTATTACGTGATGATCTGCAAATCGTCACTAATGACTTTGAAATTACCCAGCTATTAATCAATTCAAGCCAATGCCGCGTAATCCATACGGGTGGGACATTGTGTCGCGAAAACCGCTCTTCGACTGGTGAGTCTGCTGCACGCACACTTTTACATTTAGCCATTGATATTGCCTTCATTTCCACGAGTAGCTGGGATTTAAGAGGAATATTTACGCCGGATGAAAGTAAAATACCCGTTAAGCAGGCAGCAAGCCAAGTTAGCGCTAAAAAAATTCTCTTAAGTGATAGCTCTAAATTTAATCAGATGGCGACATTTATGGCTTTACCTTTATCTACCTTCGATAAGGTTATATCCGATAGCCATTTACCTAAGTCTGCATGCGATTATATGACCCAACAGGGCATTACAGAGGTAGTTATAGGCTAA
- a CDS encoding Ig-like domain-containing protein, which produces MFNIVALSKENGSSSTIHSSEVTLDSASILKISVSREDIKSFSRVNNDLVIELNDHQKITIKDFFTVGPNGQHNDLVIVDPHDGALWWLENPGTDAAKYTSISSLSEVGTSAVAADEHIGAWVMAGAALLGIGAMILGASNSHHSDSQASTSNSGGDSPSTPGTSGDDTTAPAEPSEIQLSNDGLTITGKAEAGSTVTIKDADGNTLGTATAGSDGTFSVTLPTAQTNGQTLSVTATDAAGNVSSAASITAADTTAPAAPTDVAVSDDGLTVTGKAEAGSTVTIKDAEGNTLGTATVGSDGTFSVTLPTAQTNGQTLSVTATDAAGNVSSVATITAADTTAPAIPTDVAVSDDGLTVTGKAEAGSTVTIKRCRR; this is translated from the coding sequence ATGTTTAATATCGTCGCTTTATCGAAAGAAAATGGAAGTAGCTCTACAATACATTCTTCGGAAGTTACGCTAGATTCTGCCTCGATATTAAAAATCTCTGTTAGCCGGGAAGATATTAAAAGCTTCTCCCGCGTCAATAATGATTTGGTCATCGAACTAAATGATCATCAAAAAATCACTATTAAAGATTTCTTCACTGTTGGCCCTAATGGACAGCACAATGATTTGGTAATAGTTGACCCACATGATGGAGCATTATGGTGGCTTGAAAATCCTGGCACTGATGCTGCGAAATATACGTCAATCAGTTCTTTGTCTGAAGTAGGCACATCAGCTGTAGCAGCAGATGAGCATATTGGTGCTTGGGTAATGGCTGGGGCGGCGTTACTTGGTATCGGTGCCATGATTTTAGGTGCTTCGAATTCTCATCACAGCGATTCGCAAGCTAGTACGAGTAATAGTGGGGGGGATTCTCCTTCTACTCCTGGTACTTCAGGCGATGACACGACAGCGCCCGCCGAACCAAGTGAGATTCAGCTAAGTAATGACGGTTTGACTATCACGGGTAAGGCGGAAGCCGGCTCAACCGTTACGATTAAAGATGCTGACGGTAATACGCTCGGCACTGCCACGGCTGGTAGCGACGGCACCTTCAGTGTGACCCTGCCTACCGCACAGACTAATGGTCAGACTTTAAGTGTGACGGCGACCGATGCGGCGGGAAATGTTTCTTCAGCAGCGTCGATTACCGCAGCAGATACCACGGCACCGGCAGCACCGACTGATGTTGCTGTCAGCGATGACGGTTTAACTGTCACGGGTAAGGCGGAAGCTGGCTCAACCGTTACGATCAAAGATGCCGAGGGTAATACGCTCGGTACTGCCACGGTCGGTAGCGATGGCACCTTCAGTGTGACCCTGCCTACCGCACAGACTAATGGTCAGACCTTGAGTGTGACGGCGACTGATGCAGCGGGAAATGTTTCTTCAGTAGCAACTATCACCGCAGCAGACACCACTGCGCCAGCAATACCGACTGATGTTGCTGTCAGCGATGACGGTTTAACTGTCACGGGTAAGGCGGAAGCCGGCTCAACCGTTACGATCAAAAGATGCCGACGGTAA
- a CDS encoding Ig-like domain-containing protein has translation MTLPTAQTNGQTLSVTATDTAGNVSSAATITATDTTAPAEPSGIQLSNDGTILSGKGEAGSTITVKDAEGNTLGTATVSSDGTFSVTLPTAQTNGQTLSVTATDAAGNVSSAATITAADITAPATPTDVAVSDDVLTVTGKAEAGSTVTIKDADGNTLGTATVGSDGTFSVTLPTAQTNGQTLSVTATDAAGNVSSVATITAVDTTAPATPTDVAVSDDGLTVTGKAEAGSTVTIKDADGNTLGTATVGSDGTFSVTLPTAQTNGQTLSVTATDAAGNVSSAATITAADTTAPAIPTDVAVSDDGLTVTGKAEAGSTVTIKDADGNTLGTATVGSDGTFSVTLPTAQTNGQTLIVTATDTAGNVSSAATITATDTTAPAEPSGIQLSNDGTILSGKGEAGSTITVKDAEGNTLGTATVSSDGTFSVTLPTAQTNGQTLSVTATDAAGNVSSAATITAADITAPATPTDVAVSDDGLTVTGKAEAGSTVTIKDADGNTLGTATVGSDGTFSVTLPTAQTNGQTLSVTATDAAGNVSSAATITAADITAPTEPSGIQISDDGTILSGKGEAESTITVKDAEGNTLGTATVGSDGTFSVTLPTAQTNGQTLSVTATDAAGNVSSVATITAADITAPTEPSGIQISDDGTILSGKGEAGSTITVKDAEGNTLGTATVGSDGTFSVTLPTAQTNGQTLV, from the coding sequence GTGACCCTGCCTACCGCACAGACTAATGGTCAGACCTTAAGTGTGACGGCGACCGATACGGCGGGAAATGTTTCTTCAGCAGCAACCATCACCGCGACGGATACCACGGCTCCAGCCGAACCAAGTGGTATTCAATTAAGTAACGATGGCACAATCCTTTCAGGTAAAGGCGAAGCGGGATCTACCATCACAGTCAAAGATGCCGAGGGTAATACGCTCGGTACTGCCACGGTCAGTAGCGATGGCACCTTCAGTGTGACCCTGCCTACCGCACAGACCAATGGTCAGACCTTGAGTGTGACGGCGACCGATGCAGCGGGAAATGTTTCTTCAGCAGCAACCATCACCGCAGCAGATATCACTGCGCCAGCAACACCGACTGATGTTGCTGTCAGCGATGACGTTTTAACTGTCACGGGTAAGGCGGAAGCTGGCTCAACCGTTACGATCAAAGATGCTGACGGTAATACGCTCGGTACTGCCACGGTCGGTAGTGATGGCACTTTCAGTGTGACCCTGCCTACCGCACAGACCAATGGTCAGACCTTGAGTGTGACGGCGACCGATGCGGCGGGAAATGTTTCTTCAGTAGCAACTATCACCGCAGTAGATACCACTGCGCCAGCAACACCGACTGATGTTGCTGTCAGCGATGACGGTTTAACTGTCACGGGTAAGGCGGAAGCTGGCTCAACCGTTACGATCAAAGATGCTGACGGTAATACGCTCGGTACTGCCACGGTCGGTAGTGATGGCACTTTCAGTGTGACCCTGCCTACCGCACAGACTAATGGTCAGACCTTAAGTGTGACGGCGACCGATGCGGCGGGAAATGTTTCTTCAGCAGCAACTATCACCGCAGCAGACACTACTGCGCCAGCAATACCGACTGATGTTGCTGTCAGCGATGACGGTTTAACTGTCACGGGTAAGGCGGAAGCCGGCTCAACCGTTACGATCAAAGATGCCGACGGTAATACGCTCGGTACTGCCACGGTCGGTAGTGATGGCACTTTCAGTGTGACCCTGCCTACCGCACAGACTAATGGTCAGACCTTAATTGTGACGGCGACCGATACGGCGGGAAATGTTTCTTCAGCAGCAACCATCACCGCGACGGATACCACGGCTCCAGCCGAACCAAGTGGTATTCAATTAAGTAACGATGGCACAATCCTTTCAGGTAAAGGCGAAGCGGGATCTACCATCACAGTCAAAGATGCCGAGGGTAATACGCTCGGTACTGCCACGGTCAGTAGCGATGGCACCTTCAGTGTGACCCTGCCTACCGCACAGACCAATGGTCAGACCTTGAGTGTGACGGCGACCGATGCAGCGGGAAATGTTTCTTCAGCAGCAACCATCACCGCAGCAGATATCACTGCGCCAGCAACACCGACTGATGTTGCTGTCAGCGATGACGGTTTAACTGTCACGGGTAAGGCGGAAGCTGGCTCAACCGTTACGATCAAAGATGCTGACGGTAATACGCTCGGTACTGCCACGGTCGGTAGTGATGGCACTTTCAGTGTGACCCTGCCTACCGCACAGACTAATGGTCAGACCTTAAGTGTGACGGCGACCGATGCAGCGGGAAATGTTTCTTCAGCAGCAACCATCACCGCAGCAGATATCACTGCGCCTACTGAACCAAGTGGTATTCAAATAAGTGACGATGGCACAATCCTTTCAGGTAAAGGCGAAGCGGAATCTACCATCACAGTCAAAGATGCCGAGGGTAATACGCTCGGTACTGCCACGGTCGGTAGCGATGGCACCTTCAGTGTGACCCTGCCTACCGCACAGACTAATGGTCAGACCTTAAGTGTGACGGCGACCGATGCGGCGGGAAATGTTTCTTCAGTAGCAACTATCACCGCAGCAGATATCACTGCGCCTACTGAACCAAGTGGTATTCAAATAAGTGACGATGGCACAATCCTTTCAGGTAAAGGCGAAGCGGGATCTACCATCACAGTCAAAGATGCCGAGGGTAATACGCTCGGTACTGCCACGGTCGGTAGCGATGGCACCTTCAGTGTGACCCTGCCTACCGCACAGACTAATGGTCAGACCTTAGTGTGA
- a CDS encoding Ig-like domain-containing protein — translation MTATDAAGNVSSAATITAADITAPTEPSGIQISDDGTILSGKGEAGSTITVKDAEGNTLGTATVGSDGTFSVTLPTAQTNGQTLSVTATCGGKCFFSSNYHRSRYHCASNTLMLLSQTLMVRLM, via the coding sequence GTGACGGCGACTGATGCAGCGGGAAATGTTTCTTCAGCAGCAACTATCACCGCAGCAGATATCACTGCGCCTACTGAACCAAGTGGTATTCAAATAAGTGACGATGGCACAATCCTTTCAGGTAAAGGCGAAGCGGGATCTACCATCACAGTCAAAGATGCCGAGGGTAATACGCTCGGTACTGCCACGGTCGGTAGCGATGGCACTTTCAGTGTGACCCTGCCTACCGCACAGACCAATGGTCAGACCTTGAGTGTGACGGCGACCTGCGGCGGGAAATGTTTCTTCAGTAGCAACTATCACCGCAGTAGATACCACTGCGCCAGCAACACCCTGATGTTGCTGTCACAGACTTTAATGGTCAGACTGATGTGA